One genomic segment of Methanosarcinales archaeon includes these proteins:
- a CDS encoding sulfatase-like hydrolase/transferase, producing MIILIIDGMGSSYINPAAPPQALNGEPIRTANIPELQSMISEGLLIPNVAVPTPKTGPAHSVIITGYSRAEQEMVEFPGATIYDILGGEGFLSIALMHKGDFSQLRSEQDIGLFSESNSITEPSIKIQINNDLASAGLINELEYWEHKLPDYLEGTGGLESYVAYEAWELDASQDIVSFMAQEHPDTRYIFTINVGMVDSAGHYRGVEGYLGSIEGFDKSLKPLYAAARDSNTAFVITADHGMAFKSADSPRGGHASDDYYCDEAITVPLIIFSPNVEPGEMDQEFGQEVVVPTLLSIMDIPNCPKYTDGEAIPVKDYANLWITSNTRTDVEILQGTEIISSGVGDNSYIFAGLKPKGNYIVKVSNGDETNEHAVDLDIDRLVRFETSASAVEDKEWDIESWRKPVASVMIFLVIIVGVLVIIRIKD from the coding sequence ATGATCATTTTGATCATTGATGGCATGGGGTCTTCATATATTAATCCGGCTGCTCCTCCTCAAGCCCTTAACGGGGAGCCCATAAGGACTGCAAATATACCTGAGCTGCAAAGTATGATTTCCGAGGGCCTGCTAATTCCCAATGTAGCGGTTCCTACACCCAAGACCGGTCCCGCCCATTCAGTGATTATTACAGGATATTCCAGGGCCGAACAGGAAATGGTCGAGTTTCCCGGAGCCACCATCTATGATATTCTGGGTGGGGAAGGATTTTTATCCATAGCCCTTATGCATAAAGGTGATTTTTCCCAATTGCGCAGCGAGCAGGACATCGGGCTCTTCAGTGAATCCAATTCCATAACCGAACCAAGCATTAAAATTCAGATTAATAATGATCTGGCATCAGCCGGTCTGATCAATGAACTGGAATACTGGGAACACAAGCTGCCTGACTATCTGGAAGGTACCGGGGGGCTTGAAAGTTATGTTGCCTATGAAGCCTGGGAACTGGATGCTTCCCAGGACATTGTTTCATTTATGGCCCAGGAACACCCTGATACCAGGTACATATTTACAATAAATGTGGGAATGGTCGACAGTGCCGGGCATTATAGGGGAGTTGAGGGATATTTAGGTTCAATAGAAGGATTTGATAAAAGCCTTAAACCGCTGTATGCGGCAGCCCGGGACAGCAACACAGCCTTTGTGATCACGGCGGACCACGGTATGGCTTTCAAATCAGCCGATTCACCCAGGGGGGGACATGCATCAGATGATTACTATTGTGATGAAGCAATCACGGTACCTCTGATCATATTCTCACCCAATGTAGAGCCAGGTGAAATGGACCAGGAATTCGGGCAAGAAGTTGTGGTGCCAACATTGCTTTCCATAATGGATATTCCCAATTGTCCGAAATATACTGATGGTGAAGCGATACCTGTTAAAGATTATGCTAATCTATGGATTACTTCAAATACCAGGACAGATGTTGAAATTCTGCAAGGTACTGAAATTATTAGCAGTGGTGTCGGGGACAATTCATATATTTTTGCCGGATTAAAACCAAAAGGTAATTATATTGTCAAAGTTTCAAATGGAGATGAAACAAATGAACATGCGGTTGACCTGGATATTGACCGATTAGTGAGGTTTGAAACATCAGCATCTGCTGTTGAAGATAAGGAATGGGATATAGAATCGTGGAGGAAGCCTGTCGCTTCTGTAATGATATTCCTGGTCATAATTGTGGGAGTACTGGTGATTATAAGAATAAAAGATTAA